One Longimicrobium terrae DNA segment encodes these proteins:
- a CDS encoding TauD/TfdA family dioxygenase, with protein MSQVSEVPALRVVGEHGPVREELLNEGQMLPLVIRPSAPGIDALEWAHAHRDYVEERLRTHGAVLFRGFPVETTEGFHAFAAAVAGDLLEYKERSSPRHEEGDRVYTSTDFPPEHRIYLHNEHSYSTRFPLKLFFCCMQPSETGGQTPIADVRNVFNRIDPAVRDRFAREKYVYVRNFGSGFGLPWQTTFQSDNPADVESYCQRNDIAWEWKDDGGLRTRQVRPAVSVHPRTGESVWFNHATFFHITTLAEDVREMMTAVFAEEDLPNNTYYGDGSAIDEDTMDHLRAAYDAETILFDWEKGDVLLCDNMLVAHARESFTGQRKVLVAMAQPHSHPEYEG; from the coding sequence ATGAGCCAGGTTTCCGAAGTACCCGCCCTCCGTGTGGTGGGCGAGCACGGCCCCGTCCGCGAGGAACTGCTGAACGAGGGGCAGATGCTGCCGCTCGTCATCCGCCCGTCCGCGCCGGGGATTGACGCGCTGGAGTGGGCGCACGCCCACCGCGACTACGTGGAGGAGCGGCTGCGGACGCACGGCGCCGTCCTGTTCCGCGGCTTTCCGGTGGAGACCACGGAGGGATTCCACGCCTTTGCCGCCGCCGTCGCGGGCGATCTGCTGGAGTACAAGGAGCGCTCGTCGCCGCGGCACGAGGAGGGCGACCGCGTCTACACCAGCACCGACTTTCCGCCCGAGCACCGCATCTACCTGCACAACGAGCATTCGTACAGCACGCGCTTTCCGCTCAAGCTGTTCTTCTGCTGCATGCAGCCGTCGGAAACCGGCGGGCAGACGCCCATCGCCGACGTGCGCAACGTCTTCAACCGCATCGACCCGGCGGTGCGCGACCGGTTCGCGCGCGAGAAGTACGTGTACGTGCGCAACTTCGGCAGCGGCTTCGGCCTGCCGTGGCAGACCACCTTTCAGAGCGACAACCCCGCCGACGTGGAATCGTACTGCCAGCGCAACGACATTGCCTGGGAGTGGAAGGACGACGGCGGCCTGCGCACGCGCCAGGTGCGCCCCGCGGTGTCCGTCCATCCGCGCACGGGCGAGTCCGTCTGGTTCAACCACGCCACCTTCTTTCACATCACCACCCTGGCGGAAGACGTGAGGGAGATGATGACGGCGGTGTTCGCGGAAGAGGATCTGCCCAACAACACCTACTACGGCGACGGCTCGGCCATCGACGAAGACACGATGGATCACCTGCGCGCCGCCTACGACGCCGAAACCATCCTGTTCGACTGGGAAAAGGGCGACGTGCTGCTGTGCGACAACATGCTCGTTGCGCATGCCCGCGAATCGTTCACGGGGCAGCGCAAGGTGCTGGTGGCGATGGCGCAGCCGCATTCGCACCCGGAGTACGAGGGGTAG
- a CDS encoding BlaI/MecI/CopY family transcriptional regulator, whose protein sequence is MASSHTPLPTDAELSILNVLWAGGPSTVRQVADALEPTKAVGYTTVLKMLQLMHQKGLVTRDERQRHHVYTASAPREQTQGALLGDLTLRAFGGSAARLMLRALDSAPVPADERARIRALLEGLDDEEDGQ, encoded by the coding sequence ATGGCCTCGTCTCACACTCCGCTTCCCACGGACGCGGAACTGTCGATCCTGAACGTGCTGTGGGCGGGCGGCCCCAGCACGGTGCGGCAGGTGGCGGACGCGCTGGAGCCCACCAAGGCGGTGGGCTACACCACGGTTCTCAAGATGCTGCAGCTGATGCACCAGAAGGGCCTTGTGACCCGCGACGAGCGGCAGCGGCACCACGTGTACACCGCCTCCGCCCCGCGCGAGCAGACGCAGGGAGCCCTGCTCGGCGATCTCACGCTGCGGGCCTTTGGCGGATCGGCCGCGCGGCTCATGCTGCGCGCGCTGGACTCCGCCCCCGTCCCCGCGGACGAGCGCGCACGCATCCGGGCGCTGCTGGAAGGGCTGGACGACGAGGAGGACGGCCAGTGA
- a CDS encoding M56 family metallopeptidase yields MSTLLNALSAPLFQAVGWALVNFVWQGLLLAVVFRAILGAMHRAPAQARYLVGCAGLLLMAAAPVAGTVTALRTAPETAAVAQGAADGAAAEFVPAADAGRADAAVFSAAPSGEVAGWMEQWRDGVRRWLPLVVLGWMLGVLLGSVRMAGAWVHLRRLRTRWLCEVPEPWRASLSRLAGELRISRPVRLLVSTRIDGPALVGALSPVILLPASLLTGLSVRDLELILAHELAHVRRWDYAVNLAQAALETVLFFHPAVWWLSGVVREEREHCCDDAVVAATGRGNRYARALLAAEELRAARPGPMLAPALGGGSLYRRVQRLVGPGQGPPAAGAGSLAALGVLLCAVLALGGVRTLTAGEGSVASLAAVVDDARPSDPGALGERRRQARQRAAAEGWSRGYWIGWAVPGDHSVDLASNSDRGDGAEGGAPVLDRLARGGSGAVSMGEAPRGTEAVVLLRLGAPDDTVPRVMKLRGATLPADVDDGPLVWLGRPPAGESLGLLAALYAGAPDEVRAEIAAAAAVHPVGDEALAFVRRVLGRDPSARVRAEAAFWLRHQPGDAAVALLERTSREDASEDVRQEAVSGLARMRLPAARTALQRLERDAPSPGVRREAGDWLERGADR; encoded by the coding sequence GTGAGCACGCTGCTGAACGCCCTTTCCGCCCCCCTCTTTCAAGCCGTGGGCTGGGCGCTGGTGAACTTCGTGTGGCAGGGGCTGCTGCTGGCGGTGGTGTTCCGCGCCATCCTTGGTGCGATGCACCGCGCACCCGCGCAGGCTCGCTACCTCGTCGGCTGCGCCGGACTGCTGCTGATGGCCGCCGCCCCGGTCGCGGGGACGGTGACGGCGCTGCGCACGGCGCCGGAGACCGCCGCCGTCGCGCAGGGAGCGGCGGATGGCGCCGCGGCGGAGTTCGTCCCCGCGGCGGATGCGGGGCGGGCGGATGCAGCGGTGTTCTCCGCGGCGCCGTCGGGCGAAGTAGCAGGGTGGATGGAGCAGTGGCGGGACGGCGTGCGGCGCTGGCTGCCGCTGGTGGTGCTCGGGTGGATGCTGGGCGTTCTGCTGGGCTCGGTGCGCATGGCGGGCGCGTGGGTGCACCTGCGCCGGCTGCGCACGCGCTGGCTGTGCGAGGTGCCGGAGCCGTGGCGCGCCTCGCTCTCGCGCCTCGCCGGCGAACTGCGCATCTCGCGCCCGGTGCGGCTCCTCGTTTCCACCCGCATCGACGGGCCGGCGCTGGTGGGCGCGCTCAGCCCCGTCATTCTGCTCCCCGCCAGCCTGCTCACCGGGCTTTCGGTGCGCGACCTGGAGCTGATTCTGGCCCACGAACTGGCACACGTGCGGCGCTGGGACTACGCGGTGAACCTGGCGCAGGCCGCGCTGGAAACCGTCCTCTTCTTTCACCCCGCGGTGTGGTGGCTGTCCGGCGTGGTGCGCGAGGAGCGCGAACACTGCTGCGACGATGCCGTGGTCGCGGCCACCGGGCGGGGCAACCGCTACGCCCGCGCCCTGCTGGCGGCGGAGGAACTGCGCGCCGCGCGCCCCGGCCCCATGCTGGCCCCCGCGCTGGGCGGCGGCTCGCTGTACCGCCGCGTGCAGCGCCTGGTGGGGCCGGGGCAGGGGCCCCCGGCCGCGGGCGCCGGCTCCCTGGCCGCCCTCGGGGTGCTGCTGTGCGCGGTGCTGGCGCTGGGCGGCGTGCGCACGCTGACCGCGGGCGAAGGGTCCGTTGCGTCCCTCGCGGCGGTGGTGGATGACGCGCGCCCGTCCGATCCCGGCGCGCTGGGCGAGCGGCGGCGCCAGGCTCGGCAGCGGGCGGCGGCCGAGGGATGGAGCCGCGGCTACTGGATCGGCTGGGCGGTTCCGGGCGACCACTCCGTGGATCTGGCCAGCAACAGCGACCGCGGAGACGGCGCGGAGGGCGGCGCGCCGGTGCTGGACCGCCTTGCGCGCGGCGGGTCCGGGGCGGTGTCCATGGGCGAGGCGCCGCGCGGGACCGAGGCCGTCGTCCTCCTTCGCCTGGGCGCGCCGGACGACACGGTCCCGCGGGTGATGAAGCTGCGCGGCGCCACTCTCCCCGCCGACGTGGACGATGGCCCGCTGGTCTGGCTGGGACGCCCGCCCGCCGGGGAAAGCCTGGGGCTGCTGGCCGCGCTGTACGCCGGCGCGCCGGACGAGGTACGCGCGGAGATCGCCGCCGCCGCCGCCGTCCACCCCGTGGGCGACGAGGCGCTGGCCTTTGTGCGGCGGGTGCTGGGGCGCGACCCCAGCGCCCGGGTACGGGCCGAGGCCGCCTTCTGGCTGCGGCACCAGCCCGGCGACGCGGCCGTGGCCCTGCTGGAGCGCACCTCGCGCGAAGACGCGTCGGAGGACGTGCGGCAGGAAGCCGTGAGCGGGCTGGCGCGCATGCGCCTTCCCGCGGCGCGCACCGCGCTGCAGCGGCTGGAGCGCGACGCGCCCTCGCCGGGCGTGCGCCGCGAAGCCGGCGACTGGCTGGAGCGCGGCGCGGACCGGTAG
- a CDS encoding DUF5916 domain-containing protein, producing MGAISSAAAAQDAGPRSLAAARLGGAAPVMDGRLDDAPWADAPVATGFVQRRPDAGAAASRPTEVRVLFTDGALYVGARMTDSPDSIAAQLSRRDDGDTYSDWLFVMLDSDDDNRSAYVLGVNPREVQQDFILAEDGGQDANWDAVWAVRTATDAQGWTAEFRIPLSQLRFSPRAGTWGLNFQRVIARREETSYWAPIPPDAPGFVSRFGALTGLAGLSSPTRLELRPYAVSRVTRAPGDGDNPFYSHNEPSASTGLDLRYSLTSAFTLTATVNPDFGQVEADPSEVNLTAFETRLAEQRPFFVEDSRLFQFKLGGSAGDLMYTRRIGGTPHGAVPGDAEFSDQPERTTILGAAKVSGRANGWSLGALTALTGEERAPYTIPGGGRESVAVEPLTSFNVVRVMRDFNGGGSALGGIATLVNRGLGGTGLDFMRSSAVTAGVDGRHRFGGGNFELSGYLVGSGVRGSEAAILSTQTGSAHRFQRPDAPHLEVDSSLTSLTGWVANLEVGKIGGGHWTWELGGRARSPGLEINDLGFQQQTDRAEQYAGAGYLQFRPGPVFRTWALHAFQRAEWTYGREFTQGYYNLEGSFQLNNFWSGSAVVERYQQALSPSELRGGPALVTDGQTLLTLRLAGDQRKRISWSVASAGGMLDEGDGYSLAVVPSLQLRPSPRLNVSLGPSVRLNRVPAQYLSQFTDDGGVRRFAFARLRQTTTALTARLSYTFTPRLSLQYYGQPFISSGTYSDVVQVADPGAGRFGDRFTPLAMDEVPDFNVRQFRSNAVLRWEYRPGSTLFLVWNTDMQQDDPTGQFNLVRDTRRLFGSEGTNVLLIKLSYWLGI from the coding sequence TTGGGTGCAATCTCCAGCGCCGCCGCCGCACAGGACGCGGGGCCCCGGTCGCTGGCCGCCGCCCGGCTCGGGGGTGCGGCCCCGGTCATGGACGGCCGCCTGGATGATGCGCCCTGGGCCGACGCGCCCGTGGCGACCGGCTTCGTGCAGCGCCGGCCGGACGCGGGCGCCGCCGCCAGCCGGCCTACGGAGGTGCGCGTGCTGTTCACGGATGGCGCGCTGTACGTGGGGGCGCGCATGACGGACTCGCCCGACAGCATCGCCGCGCAGCTTTCCCGCCGCGACGACGGTGACACGTACAGCGACTGGCTGTTCGTCATGCTGGACAGCGACGACGACAACCGCTCGGCCTACGTGCTGGGCGTGAACCCGCGCGAGGTTCAGCAGGACTTCATCCTTGCCGAAGACGGCGGGCAGGACGCCAACTGGGACGCCGTGTGGGCGGTGCGCACGGCCACCGACGCGCAGGGGTGGACGGCGGAGTTCCGCATCCCCCTGTCGCAGCTTCGCTTTTCCCCGCGCGCCGGCACCTGGGGCCTCAACTTTCAGCGCGTGATCGCGCGGCGGGAAGAAACGTCGTACTGGGCGCCCATTCCGCCCGACGCGCCGGGGTTCGTGTCCCGCTTCGGCGCGCTCACCGGGCTGGCGGGGCTGTCGTCGCCCACGCGGCTGGAACTGCGCCCGTACGCCGTCTCGCGCGTGACGCGCGCGCCGGGGGACGGAGACAATCCGTTCTACTCGCACAACGAGCCGTCGGCCAGCACGGGGCTGGACCTGCGCTACAGCCTGACCTCCGCGTTCACCCTCACCGCCACGGTCAACCCGGACTTCGGGCAGGTGGAGGCGGACCCGTCGGAGGTGAACCTGACCGCGTTCGAAACGCGCCTGGCCGAGCAGCGCCCCTTTTTCGTGGAAGATTCGCGGCTGTTCCAGTTCAAGCTGGGGGGGAGCGCGGGCGACCTGATGTACACCCGCCGCATCGGGGGAACGCCGCACGGCGCCGTTCCCGGCGACGCGGAGTTCAGCGACCAGCCGGAGCGCACCACCATCCTGGGCGCCGCCAAGGTTTCCGGGCGCGCCAACGGCTGGTCGCTCGGGGCGCTGACGGCGCTCACGGGCGAGGAGCGCGCGCCCTACACCATTCCGGGCGGAGGGCGCGAGAGCGTGGCGGTGGAGCCCCTCACCAGCTTCAACGTGGTGCGGGTGATGCGCGACTTCAACGGCGGCGGCAGCGCGCTGGGCGGCATCGCCACGCTGGTGAACCGCGGGCTGGGCGGCACCGGGCTGGACTTCATGCGCTCGTCGGCGGTGACGGCGGGGGTGGACGGCCGGCACCGCTTCGGCGGCGGCAACTTCGAGCTCAGCGGATACCTGGTGGGGAGCGGCGTGCGGGGCAGCGAGGCCGCCATCCTGTCCACGCAGACAGGGAGCGCGCACCGCTTTCAGCGTCCGGACGCACCGCACCTGGAGGTGGATTCCTCGCTCACCAGCCTGACCGGGTGGGTGGCCAACCTGGAGGTGGGCAAGATCGGCGGCGGGCACTGGACGTGGGAGCTGGGCGGCCGCGCTCGCTCGCCGGGGCTGGAGATCAACGACCTGGGCTTTCAGCAGCAGACGGACCGCGCGGAGCAGTACGCGGGCGCCGGGTACCTGCAGTTCCGCCCCGGACCCGTCTTTCGCACCTGGGCGCTGCACGCCTTTCAGCGCGCGGAATGGACGTACGGGCGGGAGTTCACGCAGGGGTACTACAACCTGGAAGGCAGCTTTCAGCTCAACAACTTCTGGAGCGGAAGCGCGGTGGTGGAGCGCTACCAGCAGGCGCTGAGCCCGTCGGAGCTGCGTGGCGGCCCGGCGCTGGTGACGGACGGGCAGACGCTGCTGACGCTGCGCCTGGCCGGTGACCAGCGCAAGCGCATCAGCTGGAGCGTGGCCAGCGCGGGCGGCATGCTGGACGAGGGCGACGGCTACTCGCTGGCCGTGGTTCCCAGCCTGCAGCTGCGCCCCTCGCCGCGGCTGAACGTGTCGTTGGGGCCCTCGGTGCGGCTGAACCGGGTGCCCGCCCAGTACCTGAGCCAGTTCACCGACGATGGCGGCGTGCGGCGCTTCGCCTTTGCGCGGCTGCGGCAGACCACCACGGCGCTCACCGCGCGGCTCAGCTACACCTTTACGCCGCGCCTGTCGCTGCAGTACTACGGCCAGCCGTTCATCAGCTCCGGCACGTACTCGGACGTGGTGCAGGTGGCGGATCCCGGCGCCGGGCGGTTCGGTGACCGCTTCACGCCGCTGGCCATGGACGAGGTCCCGGACTTCAACGTCCGCCAGTTCCGCAGCAACGCGGTGCTGCGCTGGGAGTACCGCCCGGGCTCGACCCTCTTCCTGGTGTGGAACACCGACATGCAGCAGGACGACCCGACCGGCCAGTTCAACCTGGTGCGCGACACGCGCCGGCTCTTCGGTTCCGAGGGGACGAACGTGCTGCTGATCAAGCTCAGCTACTGGCTGGGGATCTGA
- a CDS encoding pinensin family lanthipeptide: MEKVRLTLDHLQVQSFVTTDRDSGVRGTVRGHDAPTDYNECPSQDGFTCNGSCPENSCGCETAECSVELECWYTDWGPCTFGGWGGPSDC, translated from the coding sequence ATGGAGAAGGTACGCCTTACGCTGGACCACCTTCAGGTGCAGTCGTTCGTCACCACGGATCGCGACTCGGGCGTCCGCGGCACCGTGCGCGGGCACGACGCGCCCACGGACTACAACGAGTGCCCGTCGCAGGACGGCTTTACCTGCAACGGCAGCTGCCCCGAAAACAGCTGCGGGTGCGAGACGGCCGAGTGCAGCGTGGAACTGGAGTGCTGGTACACCGACTGGGGCCCGTGCACGTTCGGCGGCTGGGGCGGTCCGAGCGACTGCTGA
- a CDS encoding pinensin family lanthipeptide: MEKVRLTLDELQVQSFATTEQGAGRRGTVHGHDAPSDAVECPTADPAYGTCWASCNGCSNSCDCETGNCTVEEECWFTDWGPCTWGSRGGPSDC, from the coding sequence ATGGAAAAGGTTCGGCTGACGCTGGATGAACTGCAGGTGCAGTCCTTCGCCACGACGGAGCAGGGAGCCGGGCGCCGCGGTACGGTGCACGGCCACGACGCCCCCTCCGACGCGGTGGAGTGCCCCACGGCGGACCCCGCCTACGGCACGTGCTGGGCGAGCTGCAACGGCTGCAGCAACAGCTGTGACTGCGAGACGGGCAACTGTACGGTGGAAGAGGAGTGCTGGTTCACGGACTGGGGTCCGTGCACCTGGGGCAGCCGCGGCGGTCCCAGCGACTGCTGA
- a CDS encoding pinensin family lanthipeptide: MEKVRLTLSELQVQSFATTPAGSGQRGTVRGNDSTDGVVCPSCYGDPSTCWDTCDRTNEGCPEPESADCTFECYSAYRPCSSGASWC; this comes from the coding sequence ATGGAAAAGGTACGTCTTACGCTGAGCGAACTTCAGGTGCAGTCGTTCGCGACCACCCCGGCCGGAAGCGGCCAGCGCGGAACGGTCCGCGGCAACGATTCCACGGACGGCGTGGTCTGTCCCTCGTGCTACGGCGACCCCAGCACGTGCTGGGACACGTGCGACCGCACCAACGAGGGCTGCCCGGAGCCGGAAAGCGCGGACTGCACCTTTGAGTGCTATTCCGCCTACCGCCCGTGCTCCAGCGGAGCGTCGTGGTGCTGA
- a CDS encoding toprim domain-containing protein, with protein MTDDTMPDLTGAALLAASGYPFLPVRVRYQPARAWHPLRDGREAARYLYTGAEGEPRFECIRQHLPADHSAAPDKAFLWRHLDADGRWAWGLPDGPTVPYRLPRVQSAALRGGRVYVVEGEKDVESLEGLGLTATTSPLGAMQWTKGHAEFLRGAEVIVIPDADRTGRIHAARVLHSLRGRARSAALLLLPLADGEDVSDWIARGHGGAELERLADAAARDLTPAEVAAALGLPAGVDPLSTRPESLNALLAGGDVKPAAVPHPAFRRSITAMQRLGVVPGAPAAAPGLPDAHPTWRAVRDAVRATGAETAALLQDASRLESAAYELGLFARLLRACGAGEPPRPADADSPADGFVTAPSVRVVRTRWDWDAFLADSARAAPQEAETAWVLLLAASGPVQIRRLHPLPALLLEACAWPLAAADIVAAVAEQVDAPLDQLAPVVAAQIAELRASGLLLPAAATAADETVDEMQRLLSGDEAPAMAPRGLAGLMARAIRPAREHAAAALEAADGAHAIHGLDVSVGLLEQLLGAARLRHAFAAELDGYWSAPDARARVASLTHVLDVLAGALGAGMFARSPYVIS; from the coding sequence GTGACCGACGACACCATGCCGGATCTCACCGGCGCCGCGCTGCTGGCCGCGTCCGGCTATCCGTTTCTCCCCGTGCGCGTGCGCTACCAGCCCGCGCGGGCGTGGCACCCGCTGCGCGACGGCCGGGAGGCGGCGCGCTACCTGTACACCGGCGCGGAGGGCGAGCCGCGCTTCGAGTGCATCCGCCAGCATCTGCCGGCGGACCATTCCGCCGCGCCGGACAAGGCGTTCCTGTGGCGCCATCTGGATGCGGATGGCCGCTGGGCGTGGGGGCTGCCGGACGGCCCGACGGTGCCGTACCGGCTTCCGCGCGTCCAGTCGGCGGCCCTGCGCGGCGGGCGCGTCTACGTGGTGGAAGGGGAAAAGGACGTGGAGTCGCTGGAGGGGCTGGGGCTGACCGCCACCACCAGCCCGCTCGGCGCGATGCAGTGGACGAAGGGGCACGCGGAGTTCCTGCGCGGCGCGGAGGTGATCGTCATCCCCGACGCGGACCGCACGGGGCGCATTCACGCCGCGCGGGTGCTGCACAGCCTGCGCGGACGAGCCCGTTCCGCCGCGCTCCTGCTGCTTCCGCTGGCGGATGGCGAGGATGTGAGCGACTGGATCGCGCGCGGCCATGGCGGCGCGGAACTGGAGCGTCTGGCCGATGCCGCGGCGCGCGACCTCACCCCCGCCGAAGTCGCGGCGGCGCTGGGGCTGCCCGCGGGCGTCGATCCGCTCTCCACCCGGCCGGAGTCGCTGAACGCGCTGCTGGCGGGCGGGGATGTCAAGCCGGCCGCGGTTCCGCACCCGGCGTTCCGCCGCTCGATCACGGCCATGCAGCGCCTGGGCGTGGTTCCGGGCGCTCCCGCGGCGGCGCCGGGCCTTCCGGATGCGCATCCCACCTGGCGCGCGGTCCGGGACGCGGTGCGCGCGACCGGCGCGGAAACGGCGGCGCTGCTCCAGGATGCGTCGCGGCTGGAAAGCGCGGCGTATGAGCTGGGACTGTTCGCGCGGCTGCTGCGGGCGTGCGGGGCGGGGGAGCCGCCGCGGCCGGCAGACGCGGATTCGCCGGCGGACGGCTTTGTGACCGCGCCGTCGGTGCGGGTGGTGCGGACGCGGTGGGACTGGGACGCGTTTCTGGCGGATTCTGCGCGGGCCGCGCCCCAAGAGGCGGAGACGGCGTGGGTGCTGCTGCTGGCGGCTTCCGGTCCGGTGCAGATCCGGCGGCTGCACCCGCTTCCCGCCCTGCTGCTGGAGGCGTGCGCGTGGCCGCTGGCGGCGGCGGACATCGTCGCGGCGGTCGCGGAGCAGGTGGATGCACCGCTGGACCAGCTTGCGCCGGTGGTCGCCGCGCAGATCGCGGAGCTGCGCGCGTCGGGGCTGCTGCTTCCCGCCGCCGCGACCGCCGCGGACGAGACGGTGGACGAGATGCAGCGCCTGCTGTCCGGCGACGAGGCCCCCGCCATGGCGCCGCGCGGCCTGGCCGGACTGATGGCCCGCGCCATCCGGCCCGCGCGCGAGCACGCCGCGGCCGCGCTGGAGGCGGCGGACGGCGCGCATGCCATCCACGGCCTGGACGTTTCCGTGGGTCTTCTGGAGCAGCTTCTGGGTGCCGCGCGCCTCCGCCACGCCTTTGCGGCGGAGCTGGACGGCTATTGGAGCGCACCGGACGCGCGGGCGCGCGTCGCGTCCCTCACGCACGTGCTGGACGTGCTGGCCGGCGCGCTGGGTGCCGGAATGTTCGCGCGCTCACCGTACGTCATCTCATGA
- a CDS encoding nucleotidyltransferase domain-containing protein: MTGTMEATPFTLPDLPRDAHRAAAESVLGRLAARFPSAGLGVTGSVSTGTHTAESDLDLVVADASFRREMQFATRAEGVRTAILCLHPGFDAERERRWMLASGGDAAMVTMVRTAFVARDPAGWLAEMQRTVARLSGERHARRGELVALRRERALAAVRALAKGTEATDEQLQLELFAAVVEGWYLRKGLSMDSKRESARAIDVIAARDPELHQLLRRAIPITHGSMAPLLRAVDYVFEPAARDDP, translated from the coding sequence ATGACGGGAACGATGGAAGCCACACCGTTCACTCTCCCGGACCTCCCTCGCGACGCGCACCGGGCCGCGGCGGAAAGCGTGTTGGGCCGGCTTGCCGCGCGCTTTCCCTCCGCCGGGCTGGGCGTGACGGGATCCGTGTCCACCGGCACGCACACGGCGGAAAGCGACCTGGACCTGGTGGTGGCGGATGCGTCGTTCCGGCGCGAGATGCAGTTCGCCACGCGGGCGGAGGGCGTGCGCACGGCCATCCTCTGCCTGCACCCCGGCTTTGACGCGGAGCGCGAGAGGCGGTGGATGCTGGCTTCCGGCGGCGACGCCGCGATGGTCACCATGGTGCGCACCGCGTTCGTCGCGCGCGATCCGGCGGGATGGCTGGCGGAGATGCAGCGCACCGTCGCCCGGCTGTCGGGGGAACGGCATGCGCGGCGCGGCGAGCTGGTCGCGCTGCGGCGCGAGCGGGCGCTGGCGGCCGTCCGTGCGCTGGCGAAAGGCACGGAGGCCACGGACGAGCAGCTTCAGCTGGAGCTGTTTGCCGCCGTCGTGGAGGGCTGGTACCTGCGGAAGGGGCTTTCGATGGATTCCAAACGCGAAAGTGCGCGTGCGATCGACGTCATCGCCGCGCGCGATCCGGAGCTCCATCAGCTGCTTCGCCGGGCGATCCCCATCACCCACGGCTCCATGGCGCCGCTGCTGCGCGCCGTGGATTACGTGTTCGAGCCCGCGGCGCGGGACGATCCGTAG